TCACAGCCGCCAGCAATTCTCCCGGGCTTACCATTGCCTCTGGAAAAACACTTGAAGTAAAAAAAGGCATTTTTGACTGCAGTGGCGCGTTTGAAATGCTGGGCAGTTCGAGTCTTATAGTAAGGGCCAATGCTGAAATGTGGATTTCCGGCTCCTCATTCTTAAGGAGTCCGACGTCAACTTTTGAAGTGGAAAACAATGCTTATGTTGAAGTTTACGGCACCTGGACAAACCACTCCACTGCTGGAATCTGGAACGGTACGGAAATTTTCCATGAGGATTCATGGTTCAATATTACGAAATGGGTGAACAGCGAAAAACTTTTTGATGCCAATACGAGTATTTCGACCACATCCTATGCCGGAAACGCGGCAATGTTCGGGTACCTTACCATCGATATCGCATCAGGAGACCTTGCAGGGAACTGGACGGTGTTTCCGGCGAATGCAAACATCTATCTTACGCACAAGGATTTTGAAGTATATAATGAAGAAACCGACAACATCAACTTTTATTCCGGAAACACTTCCACCCTCACCGTAGGAGGAAACTTGTATACTGCCGGGAGTGGGAACATCCAGGGACAGACAGGGAACGGATCGTTGACCTTTAACGTAAAAGGCAATTATACTAAAGACGGCACCGGGGATTTCAGGTTTCATGTTTCCAATAATGCGGGCAATGTGATGAACCTCAATGTTGATGGAAATTTTAGTGTGAATAATGGGTTCTTCGTAATTGATGCGGGGACTACTTCGGGAGCCACCACAAAAGTGAACCTGAAAGGAAATCTCAAAAAATTACTGGCGGGTAAAATGACCAATTCAAACGTTAACAGTGCCAATATTTCGTTTAACTTTTTGGGTACCGCTGCACAAACTTCGGATCTTGTTGTAAACACGAGCAATGATATGCTACGGTACAAATTCTTTATAAAAAGCGGTGCCAATGTACAAACAATCAACCAGGACTGGAAACTGGCCGATGCTTCGTCAATTACGGTAGAATCCGGTGCTACAATGGATTTCGGGTTTACGGGAACAACGGCTTTAAATGTTATTGAAACCACATCAAGTGCCGTAACCTCATTTATACTGAATTCAGGCGGGACCTTGAAAATATCTTCCCCGTCAGGGATAACAGCGTCAGGCAGTGGAAATGTGCAGACCGACACGCGAAGCTATACGGCACCTTCCTCTACATTCCACTATATCGGAAAAGCAAATCAGGCTACCGGTGATGGTATTACCACAGCTTCAAACAGTAAAACAATCATTTGTGAACTTAATGCCGATAGCCTGCAATTGTCGCTTACAAATTCCACTGCGATTACCACGCCAGGACTTTTAAACATCAAAAAAGGGCAGGTGATCGAAACGAGTTCTTCTTATATTACAGGAAGCACGGGCGGGTTGACTATGGAATCCAATACCTACTACCAGGTCGCTGCACTTTCAGCATCTGGCAGCGATGTCATTCCGCGTCTGGATGGCATCTCGAATGCTTACACGCTTAACGGTGGAACTATTGAGCTTAACGGTGCGGGTGCGCAAACGCTCCGGGGTTCGAGAAGCTACAGGAACCTGATTTTTTCCAATACGGGAACGAAAACTGTTTCCTCATCAATCAGCACAATTAGCGGAACCGTCACAGTCGCAAATGATGTTGTATTGGATGTCGCCAGCCACAACATGGGCGGCAGCGGAACAAACCTTACGATGGCCAACACATCACAGTACAAAAACAGTGGTAGTGGTAGCAAGCCGGATGCCACTGGAACCTATACGTTAAGCTCCGGCTCAACAATTGAATTTTACGGAACGTCGGCTACGGTGATCCGTCTGGGGTCGCCGATTAACTATGCCAATGTGATTGTTAACGGCACAAATGTATCGACTTCATCGACGATAACGGGCCTCAGGCTGCAGTCAGGAACTACCTTTACGGTGAAAAACGGTGCCACCTTTGGTATGATTAACAGCGCTGGTTTCAGTGGCGCTGCCGCTACCGCAATCGACAGTGCAAATTCGCCAACAATTACGCTGGAAACCGGATCAACTATAGATTATGCAGGCGCTAACCAAAGCCTCACGGCATTTTCACCTTCCTATTATAATTTAAAAGTTTCAGGAACAGGCACGAAGACCATTCCGGGTTCTTCGGAGATACTCATCGGAAATAACCTATCGGTTACAGCCAGTACATTGCAAATCGATGCCAATAAATTACTCACTGTCACCAATGCTATAAACAGTATTGATGATGCGATTGAAGTAAAGAATAACGGCAATCTCGTGCAAATCAATAACGGCATCGCCGATACCGGTAAAATCAAAGCGACCAGGATCAGCAGGGCCATGGTAGAAAACGATTATGTGTATTGGGGATCTCCTGTACAGGAGAACGTGATTTCTCAACTGCCTTCCGGTTTTGATACTTCATACGAATGGACTCTGGACGGCAACTATGACGGACATTGGGATGGCCTCTCGGCAACCACTGCAGGACGTGGATTTATCACCAGGATAAGTGCTGCGGGGCAAGGGGCAACCCAAAGTTTTGTATTCAACGGCACTCCTAATAACGGTGTAGTGACTGTTGCAGGCGACAGCTATGACAACGGTGTCACGCAATCTTCAGGAAACTCCATATTGCTTGGAAATCCATATCCTTCGGCGATTTATGCTTCCTCTTTCATTACTGATGCCGCCAATCTGGGAAAAATCGGAGGGACGCTCTATTTCTGGACTTCGTCAACAACATACGCTGGCGGGGAATACAACACCAACGATTATGCAACATGGAATCTTTCAGGCGCGACAGGCGTAAAAGCCTCGACGGATGTCTCAGGTACTGACGATCTGAAACCCACCGGAAAGATCGCTTCAGGTCAGGGATTTTTTGCCGTATTGCTGACCGATTACAACGTTACTTTCAACAATAATATGCGTGTACGTACCACTGCAGATAATACGCAGTTTTTCAGAAATAACAATGAAGTACAAACCGTTTCCGATGAAGGCAAGTTGTGGTTAAACCTCAGCAATGACAATCATGCTTTCAGGCAAATGCTCGTAGCCTATGTTGATGGTGCCACAAATGGTTATGATAATCTTTTTGATGGAAACAGCATTACCGCCAATGAAATCAATTTCTATTCTTTGATCGATCAGAAAAACCTTGTGATACAGGGCAGGGCATTGCCTTTTGCGGATACCGACTTGGTCCCCTTGGGGATGCGTGTCACCAATGCCGGCAACTATACTGTAACATTGGACAGCACTGAAGGGTTTTTCGCTGAAAATCAGGACATCTATCTCGAAGATTTGCAGTTGGGTGTCATCCATGACCTCAAAACCGGGCCTTATCAATTCAATACGGATGCGGGTACATTTGACAGCCGCTTTGTCTTAAGATACACCAATGGAATTTTGGGGATGGATATCATGGAGTCAGATAATATCAAAATGGCTGTGAATAAAAACCTACTTTCCATAAAATCAGACAAAGAAAGCATGTCGGCAATTACCATATTCGACATTGCGGGGAGAAAGGTTTTTGAGGCCAGCCAGCTCAACTCCAACGAATTCTCTGCGCGTGACATTGTACTCAACCACCAGACGCTGGTTGTAAAAATCACATTGGCCAACGGCAATATCGCCACGAAAAAAATAGTGTACTAAAATAAAATCTGAAACTGAAAAAGCCCGTCATATCAAGCGGGCTTTTTTAATGGGATTATTTCGCCAGTTTATTGTTGGTCCTGATAACCGCCTGCTCATTCTTATAATCAATCCATTCCTGACCTTTCCATTTGCGCATAAAAACATCGTAATGGCGCATAATCAGGATATTGTAAACTGCTTTGGATAAATTCATCGCATTGCGCGGAAACGCACGAAGGCTCATCGAAAATCCCGGAGTCAAGTATTTCATATAATGCCAATACCCTTCCGGCATGTAGAGCATTTCTCCATGGTTCAGGTCGCACACAAAGCCTTTCGCATTCTTAAGTGCGGGCCATTTTTCGTAATCGGGATTGTCAAAGTCGATGTCTTCCCTTGCAATCAGTGCATGAGGCACTTTATACATGAACCTGGTTTCGCTTTGCGGAAAAATCACGCAGCGCTTTTTTCCATGGAAATGAAAATGAAGGATGTTCGAATAATCAATGTCATAATGCATGAACACTTTAGAATTTTCCCCGCCAAAAAAAAGCATCGGCAATTGCCTGATCAGCCTGAGCCCGATATCTGGCCATTTAAAATCGAATTTCAGCAACGGCACTTCTTTCATCAGATTGTAAAGGAAGATACGGTAATTCGTGGGTCCGGACTGAAGCATGTCAACATACTCAGACATCTTCATCTTCTTGTGGGCCTCGTTGAAACCTTCAGTATGTGACACCGGGCGGTCATCATACAACGGCACGATCTTGTCTCCGGCGACTGCCTTGATATAGTTCAAATCCCATTTAGCGAAAGCGGGCCAGTCATTAACGAGCTGCT
This genomic stretch from Flavobacterium pallidum harbors:
- a CDS encoding cupin-like domain-containing protein: MSLNLTQIERVKTITKVDFYNNYVKKQKPVVVEQLVNDWPAFAKWDLNYIKAVAGDKIVPLYDDRPVSHTEGFNEAHKKMKMSEYVDMLQSGPTNYRIFLYNLMKEVPLLKFDFKWPDIGLRLIRQLPMLFFGGENSKVFMHYDIDYSNILHFHFHGKKRCVIFPQSETRFMYKVPHALIAREDIDFDNPDYEKWPALKNAKGFVCDLNHGEMLYMPEGYWHYMKYLTPGFSMSLRAFPRNAMNLSKAVYNILIMRHYDVFMRKWKGQEWIDYKNEQAVIRTNNKLAK